From the genome of Segatella hominis, one region includes:
- the upp gene encoding uracil phosphoribosyltransferase: MEIINLSEKNSIINRYLAEMRDCDYQKNRLLFRNNIKRIGEYEAFEISKTLDYEAKDVTTPLGVARVNLPTDQVVIGTIFRAGLPFHEGFLNIFDHSGNAFVSAYREYTNEEHTEIGVHIEYLATPDLTDKTLIIADPMLATGISMEMGMKAFITKGNPKHIHVACVLAAPEGIEHIKNTFPEEKTTIWCASIDEGLNEHKYIVPGFGDAGDLCYGNKL; this comes from the coding sequence ATGGAAATCATCAACCTAAGCGAGAAAAATTCCATCATCAACCGTTACTTGGCTGAGATGCGCGACTGTGATTATCAGAAGAACCGTTTGCTCTTCCGCAACAATATCAAGAGAATCGGTGAGTATGAGGCTTTTGAAATCTCAAAGACACTTGATTACGAGGCAAAGGATGTGACTACACCGCTCGGTGTAGCAAGGGTCAACCTCCCTACCGACCAGGTTGTCATCGGAACCATCTTCCGTGCCGGACTTCCTTTCCATGAGGGTTTTCTCAACATCTTCGACCACTCCGGCAATGCCTTTGTGAGTGCTTACCGCGAATATACCAACGAGGAACATACCGAGATCGGTGTCCACATCGAATATCTTGCTACTCCAGACCTGACAGACAAGACGCTCATCATCGCCGACCCTATGCTCGCTACCGGCATCAGCATGGAGATGGGCATGAAGGCCTTCATCACCAAGGGTAACCCGAAACATATCCACGTGGCATGTGTCCTTGCTGCCCCAGAAGGCATTGAGCACATCAAGAACACCTTCCCAGAAGAAAAGACCACCATCTGGTGCGCTTCCATCGACGAAGGACTGAACGAGCATAAATACATCGTTCCTGGTTTCGGAGATGCAGGTGACCTCTGCTACGGAAACAAGTTATAA
- a CDS encoding nucleoside kinase, producing the protein MKQVIQIRCKNNKKTQKVAIGSTLFDIFSEIGLEMSHGPISCKVNNKVEGMHYRVYNSKDLEFLDMTSSSGSRAYTRTLFFVLCKAVKDIFPTSPDVIIDIPVSNGFYVDVRLGKELTEEEVGMLRNRMQEIIDARMPIRRYMVPTEDAIALFQEKGDVEKVKLLKTSGSIYTTYYKIGDYVDYYYGTLLTNTSELYLFGLEKYYDGMLLRIPSLKNPDQLGEITRQDKMFDIFKEHHRWQDIIGIRTVGDFNQAVTAGFSTDIINISEALQEKKIAQIAEDIAQRKGVKLVLLAGPSSSGKTTSCKRLSIQLAVNGLKPLQISLDDYFVDREKTPKDESGEYDYESIYALDLKLINEQFNALFRGEEVELPKYDFQSGKSKRSGKKLKMNDHNVLVVEGIHALNPELTSQIPDEKIYRVYASALTTILLDNHNYIPTTDNRLLRRIIRDNKYRGVSAQETIHRWPSVRAGENKWIFPFQENADAMLNTAMLYELAVIKMQAEPLLQLVPENCEEYAEAYRLLKFLKYFKGIPYNNLPPTSLLREFLGGSSFHY; encoded by the coding sequence ATGAAACAAGTAATACAAATCCGTTGCAAAAATAACAAAAAAACTCAGAAAGTAGCAATCGGTAGCACACTTTTTGATATTTTTTCTGAAATTGGCCTTGAAATGAGCCATGGACCTATCTCCTGTAAGGTAAATAACAAGGTGGAAGGCATGCATTATCGTGTTTATAATAGCAAGGACCTTGAGTTCCTCGATATGACTTCTTCTTCAGGTTCCCGGGCCTATACCCGTACGCTTTTCTTTGTGCTCTGCAAGGCGGTGAAGGATATTTTTCCTACCAGTCCTGATGTGATTATCGACATCCCTGTTTCCAATGGATTTTATGTGGATGTGCGTCTGGGTAAGGAACTTACCGAGGAGGAGGTGGGGATGCTGCGTAATCGTATGCAGGAAATCATCGATGCCCGCATGCCTATCCGCAGATATATGGTGCCTACCGAGGATGCTATTGCGCTCTTCCAGGAAAAGGGAGATGTGGAGAAGGTGAAACTCCTGAAGACTTCCGGCTCTATCTATACTACCTATTATAAAATAGGTGATTACGTGGATTATTATTATGGTACACTCCTTACCAATACTTCTGAACTTTATCTTTTCGGGCTGGAGAAGTATTATGACGGTATGCTGCTGCGTATTCCTTCTCTTAAGAATCCGGATCAGTTGGGCGAAATCACCAGACAGGATAAGATGTTTGATATCTTCAAGGAGCATCATCGCTGGCAGGATATCATCGGTATCCGTACGGTAGGCGATTTCAATCAGGCTGTTACTGCAGGATTTTCAACCGATATTATCAATATCAGCGAGGCTTTGCAAGAGAAGAAAATAGCCCAGATAGCTGAAGATATAGCCCAGCGTAAGGGGGTAAAGCTTGTTCTACTGGCTGGTCCTTCTTCCTCGGGTAAAACTACTTCCTGCAAGCGCCTGTCTATCCAGCTGGCTGTAAACGGCTTGAAACCTCTGCAGATTTCGCTCGATGATTACTTTGTAGATAGGGAGAAAACTCCGAAGGATGAGAGTGGCGAATATGATTACGAGAGCATCTATGCCCTGGATCTGAAACTTATCAATGAGCAGTTTAATGCCCTCTTCCGTGGCGAGGAGGTGGAATTGCCGAAATATGACTTCCAGAGCGGAAAGAGTAAGAGAAGCGGAAAGAAACTGAAGATGAACGATCATAATGTGCTGGTGGTGGAAGGTATTCATGCCTTGAATCCGGAACTGACATCGCAGATTCCTGATGAGAAGATTTATCGCGTCTATGCTTCGGCTTTAACCACCATTCTGCTTGATAATCACAATTATATTCCTACGACCGACAACCGTTTGTTGCGCCGCATCATCCGCGATAATAAATATAGAGGTGTGAGTGCGCAGGAGACCATCCATCGCTGGCCTTCAGTGCGTGCTGGAGAAAACAAGTGGATTTTCCCGTTCCAGGAAAATGCGGATGCAATGCTCAATACGGCGATGCTCTACGAATTGGCTGTTATCAAGATGCAGGCAGAACCGCTCTTGCAACTGGTGCCAGAGAATTGTGAAGAATATGCTGAGGCTTACCGCCTCCTGAAATTCCTGAAGTATTTCAAGGGAATACCTTATAATAATCTGCCTCCTACATCGCTGCTACGCGAGTTCTTGGGTGGAAGTTCTTTCCATTATTAA
- a CDS encoding Na/Pi cotransporter family protein, with protein sequence MSIWIFFRLIGALALLMFGMKTMSDSLQKMAGPQLRHVLGTMTTNRLTGILTGTLITAAVQSSTATTVMTVSFVNAGLLTLAQAISVIMGANIGTTLTAWIMSAGFSFNITDFVWPAFFFAIILIYSKKRKIVGDFIFGISFMFLGLGTLRQTGIDMDLAHNQPVLDFFASFDPHSFTTTITFLLIGSVLTMCVQSSAAVMAITMILCSTGVLPIYQGIALVMGENIGTTVTSNVAALTANTQARRAAMAHMVFNVFGVLWILCVFRPFIHLVCGWVGFDDVMEKNDPHFVANAAKLSFVLAAFHTTFNLSNTFILVWFIPQIEKLVCKIIRPKKNADEDDFRLRFIQSGIMKTPEISVLEAQKEIHSFAVRIQRMFGMVKELLGETNDDKFVKLYTRIEKYEGISDNMEIEIAKYLDQVSDSHLSDETKAKIRAMLREISEIESIGDSCFNIARTLNRRIRGKEDFIPSQYEHMHQMMELTDNALTQMNITLVGHKGDNDANLSFNIENEINNYRNQLKSQNINDVNNHLYTYAIGTMYMDIIQECEKLGDYVVNVVEARMGVRQHEA encoded by the coding sequence ATGTCGATTTGGATATTTTTCAGGCTTATCGGTGCACTCGCCCTACTGATGTTCGGTATGAAGACGATGAGCGACAGTTTGCAGAAGATGGCTGGACCTCAGCTCCGCCATGTGTTAGGAACCATGACTACCAACCGTTTGACGGGCATCCTCACTGGTACGCTCATCACGGCTGCAGTGCAGTCTTCTACAGCCACGACGGTGATGACGGTATCATTCGTCAACGCTGGTCTCCTCACCCTTGCCCAGGCTATCTCGGTCATCATGGGTGCCAACATTGGAACCACGCTCACCGCATGGATCATGAGTGCCGGTTTCTCATTCAACATCACCGACTTTGTATGGCCGGCATTCTTCTTTGCCATCATCCTTATCTATAGTAAGAAGCGCAAGATCGTCGGCGACTTCATCTTCGGCATATCCTTTATGTTCCTCGGTTTGGGAACTTTACGTCAAACCGGTATCGACATGGATCTGGCTCACAATCAGCCGGTTCTGGATTTTTTTGCAAGTTTTGATCCCCACAGTTTTACCACTACCATCACCTTCCTCCTGATAGGTAGCGTACTCACCATGTGCGTACAGAGTTCAGCAGCCGTCATGGCGATTACGATGATACTCTGCTCCACTGGCGTATTGCCTATCTACCAGGGTATTGCGCTCGTGATGGGCGAGAATATCGGTACTACCGTCACCTCCAATGTGGCTGCGCTTACAGCCAATACGCAGGCCCGAAGGGCGGCGATGGCACACATGGTGTTCAATGTCTTCGGTGTACTCTGGATACTCTGCGTGTTCCGTCCGTTCATCCACCTCGTTTGCGGTTGGGTGGGTTTTGATGATGTGATGGAGAAGAACGATCCTCATTTCGTAGCCAATGCAGCCAAGCTCTCCTTTGTGCTTGCCGCCTTCCATACCACCTTCAACCTCTCCAACACCTTTATCCTGGTATGGTTTATCCCTCAGATAGAGAAGTTGGTATGCAAGATTATCCGTCCTAAGAAGAATGCTGATGAGGATGATTTCCGCCTGCGCTTTATCCAAAGCGGTATCATGAAGACCCCAGAAATCTCTGTTCTGGAGGCACAGAAGGAGATTCACAGCTTCGCCGTGCGTATCCAGCGCATGTTTGGTATGGTGAAGGAACTCTTAGGCGAAACCAACGATGATAAGTTTGTCAAGCTCTATACCCGTATTGAGAAGTATGAAGGTATCTCAGACAATATGGAGATTGAGATTGCCAAGTACCTTGATCAGGTGAGCGATTCCCATCTCTCTGATGAAACCAAGGCTAAGATTCGCGCCATGCTCCGCGAAATTTCCGAGATAGAGAGTATCGGTGACAGTTGCTTCAATATTGCCCGTACCCTGAACCGCCGCATCCGTGGCAAGGAGGATTTCATCCCTTCTCAGTACGAGCACATGCATCAGATGATGGAGCTTACCGACAATGCCCTCACCCAGATGAACATCACCCTCGTAGGTCATAAGGGAGACAACGATGCCAACCTCTCATTCAACATTGAGAACGAGATCAACAACTACCGCAACCAGTTGAAGAGCCAGAACATCAACGATGTGAACAACCATCTCTATACCTATGCCATCGGTACCATGTATATGGATATCATCCAGGAGTGCGAGAAGCTTGGCGACTACGTGGTAAACGTAGTAGAGGCCCGCATGGGTGTAAGACAGCATGAGGCATAA
- a CDS encoding DUF6175 family protein encodes MKKLYLSFIALLCTLGTFAQSTVENINQPKAMKPIIMVVPEKAWCINQGFVKADDPNSPDYEKALLDNDVLNVITKMGGIMQERGYPLKNLQSALDELKNEEAMDTELKSKDNGEIMEDELDMLTRVAQADILVNIAFTRTSYGPRNMVEFRVTSIDAATNKQIGGETGRSSASGAPISALLEESVLGFIDNFTGSIQRHFEDLATNGREGSVIFKIASDCPLNFESEISLNGDTGELNEAIDYWMNEHTVNGSFTQNGKTRTRLSYEQVRFPLFAKAKFGGKPRAINMDTFIKPIGNFLSQFGISVSTTPIGIGKVYVVLGGK; translated from the coding sequence ATGAAAAAATTATATTTGTCATTCATTGCATTGTTATGTACTCTTGGGACTTTTGCCCAATCTACAGTAGAAAACATCAATCAGCCCAAAGCCATGAAACCGATTATCATGGTAGTGCCAGAGAAGGCATGGTGTATAAACCAGGGATTCGTGAAGGCTGATGATCCAAATTCCCCAGACTATGAAAAAGCATTGCTCGATAACGATGTACTCAATGTCATCACAAAAATGGGCGGTATCATGCAAGAACGTGGTTATCCCCTAAAGAACCTTCAAAGTGCACTCGATGAATTGAAGAATGAAGAGGCAATGGATACTGAACTCAAATCAAAAGATAATGGTGAGATTATGGAAGATGAACTCGACATGTTGACACGAGTCGCACAGGCCGATATTCTGGTGAACATTGCTTTCACTCGCACTTCCTATGGTCCACGCAACATGGTAGAGTTTCGTGTTACCTCTATTGATGCAGCCACAAACAAACAGATAGGTGGTGAGACTGGAAGAAGTTCAGCTTCTGGAGCCCCAATCTCTGCCTTATTGGAAGAATCTGTCCTCGGATTTATCGACAATTTTACAGGTAGTATACAAAGACATTTCGAAGATTTAGCAACCAATGGACGAGAAGGTTCAGTTATCTTCAAGATAGCAAGCGATTGTCCGCTTAACTTCGAATCAGAGATAAGCCTCAACGGAGATACTGGCGAACTTAACGAAGCAATAGATTATTGGATGAATGAACATACCGTGAATGGTTCTTTCACCCAAAATGGAAAAACCCGCACCCGTCTCTCTTACGAGCAGGTACGCTTCCCACTATTTGCCAAAGCTAAGTTTGGCGGAAAACCAAGAGCCATCAATATGGATACCTTCATCAAGCCAATCGGCAACTTCCTCTCTCAGTTTGGCATATCCGTATCTACGACTCCAATAGGAATCGGAAAAGTCTATGTTGTTTTAGGTGGCAAATAA
- a CDS encoding serine/threonine protein kinase gives MNQVSGFIFPLVGEVTESYTEISELSSSGFNILFRAKRNGQWWILKALAPDVRFDSTYLQLQQKEYDILARLDHPGIVKVEGLEEVEGYGRCIVMEWVDGVTLDEWLTQKHSCAERSQIVRQLLQVMEYVHDQQIVHRDLKPANIMVARNGGTIKLIDFGLSDADSYAILKSPAGTDGYVSPEQQKDSMPDVRNDIYSLGVILKEMHLGLSYRWVIKRCLCPMEQRYPNVHSLRMHIWSFQHRLVTMVWITFFLVLVASGVAIYNKVTKPAELYDVVAHFTVGNLEYKSWGGGLVTVCAANEKDSVIEIPLSVNYQGMSYRVDEIEDSAFAALPQLRRIMFPDNPDLHVMKHIFDDSPQLESISFRCKTPPVLGNDIWKVKMPDVFNLACFEHVVLYVPKGSAAAYRRSVWGCFRNIEEYK, from the coding sequence ATGAATCAAGTGTCAGGTTTTATTTTCCCTCTTGTTGGCGAAGTTACGGAATCTTATACAGAAATCTCCGAACTCTCGTCTAGCGGTTTTAATATCCTGTTCCGTGCCAAGCGCAATGGACAGTGGTGGATATTGAAAGCGTTAGCCCCCGATGTACGTTTTGATTCAACCTATTTGCAACTTCAGCAGAAAGAATATGATATTCTGGCTCGCCTGGATCATCCGGGCATCGTAAAGGTAGAAGGTTTGGAAGAAGTTGAGGGGTATGGCAGATGTATCGTGATGGAATGGGTGGACGGAGTGACGCTTGATGAATGGCTCACCCAGAAGCATTCCTGCGCAGAGCGGAGCCAGATAGTTCGGCAGCTCTTGCAGGTGATGGAATATGTGCATGACCAGCAGATAGTGCATCGCGACTTAAAACCAGCCAATATTATGGTAGCCCGAAATGGGGGAACCATCAAGCTGATAGATTTCGGCTTGTCAGATGCCGACAGTTATGCTATCCTGAAGAGTCCTGCAGGTACAGATGGCTACGTTTCTCCTGAGCAGCAGAAGGATAGTATGCCTGATGTGCGCAATGATATCTATAGCTTAGGTGTCATTCTGAAAGAGATGCATCTCGGTCTCTCTTACCGTTGGGTGATTAAGCGATGTCTCTGTCCTATGGAGCAGCGCTATCCTAATGTTCATTCTTTGCGCATGCATATCTGGTCGTTCCAGCATCGCCTGGTAACCATGGTTTGGATTACCTTTTTCCTGGTGCTGGTGGCTTCCGGTGTTGCAATATATAATAAGGTGACGAAACCTGCTGAGCTATACGATGTGGTTGCTCATTTTACGGTTGGCAATCTGGAGTATAAATCGTGGGGCGGAGGTCTGGTGACCGTTTGTGCTGCCAATGAGAAAGATTCGGTTATAGAGATACCGCTATCGGTAAATTATCAGGGCATGAGTTATCGGGTGGATGAAATAGAAGACAGCGCTTTTGCCGCACTTCCTCAGCTTCGGCGGATTATGTTTCCAGATAATCCAGACCTTCATGTGATGAAGCATATCTTTGATGACAGTCCGCAGCTTGAAAGCATCTCTTTTCGTTGCAAGACGCCACCTGTACTAGGCAATGATATCTGGAAGGTGAAGATGCCCGATGTCTTCAATCTCGCTTGTTTTGAGCATGTTGTTCTCTATGTGCCTAAAGGTAGTGCTGCGGCTTACCGGCGGTCGGTCTGGGGATGTTTCAGAAATATTGAGGAATATAAATAA
- a CDS encoding NAD-dependent epimerase/dehydratase family protein, with translation MKILVTGASGFIGSYIVEEALRQGMETWAAVRPSSSRKYLQDERIHFINLNLSSKEELISQLDGQEFAYVVHAAGATKCLHAEDFYRVNTEGTKNLVGALIALKMPIKRFVFVSSLSIFGAIREEQPYQEITEHDTPHPNTAYGKSKWEAEKYLDSLGIQFPYIILRPTGVYGPREKDYFLMAKSIKQHVDFAVGYKRQDITFVYVQDVVQAVFLALDHGMNGRKYFLSDGGVYQSTAFSDLIRKELDNPWMLRIKAPIWVLRIVTFFGEYIGRITGKMSALNNDKYNILKQRNWRCDIEPAMDELGYHPHYPLERGVKLAIKWYKENHWL, from the coding sequence ATGAAGATTTTAGTAACAGGTGCTTCGGGTTTTATCGGGAGCTACATTGTGGAGGAAGCTCTCCGACAAGGCATGGAAACATGGGCAGCAGTACGCCCTTCAAGTTCCAGAAAATACCTGCAAGACGAGCGCATCCATTTCATCAACCTCAATCTTTCTTCTAAGGAAGAACTTATCAGCCAGTTAGACGGACAGGAGTTCGCCTATGTGGTTCATGCGGCAGGCGCTACCAAGTGTCTGCATGCAGAAGATTTCTATCGTGTGAACACCGAGGGTACCAAAAATCTCGTAGGTGCGCTTATCGCCCTCAAGATGCCTATCAAGCGGTTTGTATTCGTCAGCTCGCTCAGCATCTTCGGTGCCATCAGAGAAGAACAGCCTTATCAGGAAATCACGGAACATGATACGCCCCACCCTAACACGGCTTACGGCAAGAGCAAATGGGAAGCAGAGAAATATCTGGATAGCCTCGGCATCCAGTTCCCTTATATCATCCTGCGACCTACCGGCGTATATGGTCCAAGAGAGAAGGACTATTTCCTGATGGCAAAAAGCATCAAGCAGCATGTGGACTTTGCCGTGGGATACAAGCGCCAGGACATCACCTTCGTATATGTACAGGACGTGGTGCAGGCCGTCTTCCTCGCTCTCGATCATGGTATGAACGGCAGAAAATACTTCCTCAGCGACGGAGGTGTTTATCAATCTACTGCATTCAGCGACCTGATCAGAAAGGAACTTGACAATCCTTGGATGCTGCGTATCAAAGCTCCTATCTGGGTTTTGCGCATCGTAACATTCTTCGGCGAATACATCGGCAGAATAACCGGAAAGATGTCAGCGCTCAACAATGACAAATACAACATCCTGAAACAGCGCAACTGGCGATGTGATATTGAACCAGCCATGGACGAGTTGGGCTATCATCCACATTATCCTCTGGAGCGTGGCGTAAAACTCGCCATCAAATGGTACAAGGAAAACCATTGGCTCTGA
- a CDS encoding phosphatase PAP2 family protein, whose protein sequence is MIKDYFKIEKNPKKGLLALEWVMLAYMILTVATMLFTYTKLMNPESMIWGRIRVLVMTGALWGVYRMVPCRATKLVRVAAQMALLAWWYPDTYEINRMFPNLDHVFAGWEQQLFGCQPSLLFSKALPWAVVSELMDMGYFMYYPMIAAVVFFYFFCRYREFERISFVMLASFFIYYVIFIYVPVAGPTFYFDAVGVREITKGIFPAMGDYFNTHTNCLPSPGYTDGIFYHLVEDAKAAGERPTAAFPSSHVGISTICMLMAWHTGNRKLVYILLPFYVFLCMATVYIQAHYLIDALAGFVSAVVIYFLLMYLSKGMTEKVGIR, encoded by the coding sequence GTGATAAAAGATTATTTTAAGATAGAGAAGAACCCGAAAAAAGGGCTGTTGGCGCTGGAATGGGTAATGCTCGCCTATATGATTCTGACAGTAGCAACCATGCTCTTCACTTACACCAAACTCATGAATCCCGAATCCATGATCTGGGGTCGCATCAGAGTGCTTGTGATGACGGGAGCGCTATGGGGTGTATATCGCATGGTGCCTTGCAGGGCTACTAAACTTGTGAGAGTGGCGGCTCAGATGGCGCTGCTGGCATGGTGGTATCCGGATACTTACGAGATCAACCGCATGTTCCCCAACCTCGACCACGTGTTCGCAGGATGGGAACAGCAGCTTTTCGGTTGCCAGCCTTCACTCCTTTTCTCCAAAGCCCTACCTTGGGCTGTGGTAAGCGAACTGATGGATATGGGCTATTTCATGTATTATCCGATGATAGCAGCCGTCGTATTCTTCTATTTCTTCTGCAGATACAGGGAGTTTGAGCGCATTTCCTTCGTAATGCTCGCCTCATTCTTCATCTATTATGTGATATTCATCTACGTGCCGGTAGCCGGTCCTACCTTCTATTTTGATGCTGTAGGCGTACGCGAAATCACCAAGGGAATATTCCCAGCCATGGGCGATTATTTCAACACCCATACCAACTGTCTACCGTCTCCAGGCTACACCGACGGTATATTCTATCATCTGGTAGAGGATGCCAAGGCTGCAGGCGAACGACCAACGGCAGCTTTCCCAAGTTCGCACGTCGGAATCAGTACCATCTGCATGCTGATGGCATGGCATACAGGAAATCGCAAGTTGGTATATATCCTCCTGCCATTCTATGTGTTCCTCTGCATGGCTACCGTTTACATCCAGGCACATTATCTCATCGATGCCCTGGCAGGTTTTGTTTCTGCCGTCGTCATCTACTTCCTGCTGATGTATCTTTCCAAGGGAATGACAGAGAAAGTTGGAATAAGATAA
- the miaB gene encoding tRNA (N6-isopentenyl adenosine(37)-C2)-methylthiotransferase MiaB, with the protein MKKLFIETYGCQMNVADSEVVASVMQMAGYEICEKEEDADAIFLNTCSIRENAENKIYHRLDTLHAEQKKGRKVILGVLGCMAERVKDDLIQNHYANLVCGPDSYLNLPDMIAQCEMGTNAINIELSKTETYRNIVPQRIGGNRVSGFVSIMRGCNNFCHYCIVPYTRGRERSRDAESILREVRDLQQRGFKEVTLLGQNVNSYGLSPSGKREEGSLSFAELLHMVAQAVPDMRVRFTTSNPEDMTEDILHAIAEEPNLCKHIHFPAQSGSNKILKLMNRKYTREEYLQRIADIKRIIPGCGITTDIFVGYHDETEEDHQQTLSLVKEVGFDSAFMFKYSERPGTYAAKHLPDNVSEETKIARLNELIKLQTEVSAEQNKKDEGKEFTILIENFSKRSREQMMGRTEQNKAVVIDKGNHHIGEFVKVRITGSTSATLFGEEVKE; encoded by the coding sequence ATGAAGAAACTATTTATTGAAACTTACGGCTGCCAGATGAACGTGGCTGACAGCGAAGTTGTAGCCTCTGTGATGCAGATGGCTGGTTATGAAATCTGTGAGAAAGAAGAAGATGCTGATGCTATTTTTCTTAACACATGCAGTATCCGAGAGAATGCGGAAAACAAGATTTATCATCGCCTCGACACCCTTCATGCTGAGCAGAAAAAGGGCAGAAAGGTAATCCTCGGTGTGTTGGGCTGTATGGCTGAGCGAGTGAAGGATGACCTCATCCAGAACCACTATGCCAACCTGGTTTGCGGTCCTGACAGCTATCTCAACCTGCCAGATATGATCGCACAATGCGAAATGGGCACCAATGCCATCAACATCGAACTTTCCAAGACCGAGACTTACCGTAACATCGTGCCTCAGCGCATCGGTGGCAACAGAGTGAGCGGTTTCGTAAGCATCATGCGTGGCTGCAACAATTTCTGCCACTACTGCATCGTACCTTATACTCGCGGACGTGAGCGCAGCCGTGATGCTGAGAGCATCCTTCGAGAGGTTCGCGATTTGCAGCAGCGTGGTTTCAAGGAGGTTACCCTGCTTGGTCAGAACGTGAACAGTTACGGTCTCTCGCCATCAGGAAAGCGCGAGGAAGGCAGTCTTTCCTTTGCGGAACTCCTCCACATGGTAGCCCAGGCTGTACCAGATATGCGCGTGCGCTTCACCACCTCTAACCCAGAGGATATGACCGAAGACATCCTCCATGCCATCGCCGAAGAGCCAAACCTCTGCAAGCATATCCACTTCCCTGCACAGAGCGGAAGCAACAAGATACTGAAGCTGATGAACCGCAAATACACCCGCGAGGAATATCTGCAGCGCATCGCTGACATCAAGCGCATCATCCCAGGCTGCGGCATCACTACCGACATCTTCGTGGGTTATCACGACGAAACAGAGGAAGACCATCAGCAGACCCTCTCGCTGGTGAAAGAAGTTGGCTTCGACAGCGCCTTCATGTTCAAGTATTCAGAGCGCCCGGGCACCTACGCCGCCAAGCACCTGCCAGACAATGTTTCGGAAGAAACCAAGATAGCCCGCCTCAACGAACTGATCAAACTCCAGACAGAGGTGAGCGCAGAGCAGAACAAGAAAGATGAGGGTAAGGAATTCACCATCCTCATCGAGAACTTCAGCAAGCGTAGCCGTGAGCAGATGATGGGTCGCACAGAGCAGAACAAGGCGGTAGTCATCGATAAGGGCAACCACCATATCGGCGAATTCGTAAAGGTTCGCATCACCGGTTCCACCTCTGCTACCCTCTTCGGCGAAGAAGTGAAAGAATAA